A window from Flavobacterium gyeonganense encodes these proteins:
- a CDS encoding biotin--[acetyl-CoA-carboxylase] ligase, giving the protein MKLIKLDAIDSTNDFLKALSSQDEIDNFTVVTAENQIKGKGQMGAKWFSETGKNLIMSVLVKNFLFHTEKVFDMSLIVSLSVIQTLKELDIPHLSIKWPNDIMSYNKKIGGILIENTLKSDGRIVSIVGIGLNVNQENFEHLPNASSLKVICNKEFDKESLPFLIIEKMKQKIGLWENNSALYRQEYFNLLFRKGVPMPFKNLHNKNFMGIIQGVSPIGKLQVLLEDDSIAEFEIKEIQMLY; this is encoded by the coding sequence ATGAAACTAATCAAACTCGATGCCATAGATTCAACAAATGACTTTCTTAAGGCATTATCCAGTCAGGATGAAATAGATAATTTCACAGTGGTAACAGCTGAAAATCAGATAAAAGGAAAAGGCCAAATGGGGGCCAAATGGTTTTCTGAGACCGGTAAAAACTTAATTATGAGTGTTTTGGTTAAAAATTTTTTATTTCATACGGAAAAGGTTTTTGATATGAGTTTAATAGTTTCATTAAGTGTAATCCAAACATTAAAAGAATTAGATATTCCTCATTTAAGTATTAAATGGCCTAACGACATTATGTCATATAACAAGAAGATAGGTGGCATACTTATTGAAAATACTCTAAAAAGTGATGGCAGAATCGTGTCGATAGTTGGGATAGGATTGAATGTTAATCAGGAAAATTTTGAACATTTACCAAATGCATCTTCATTAAAAGTAATTTGTAATAAGGAATTTGATAAAGAATCCCTTCCTTTTTTAATCATTGAGAAAATGAAACAAAAAATAGGATTATGGGAAAATAATTCTGCTTTGTATCGGCAAGAATATTTCAATTTGTTATTCAGAAAAGGAGTGCCAATGCCATTTAAGAATCTTCACAATAAAAATTTCATGGGAATTATTCAGGGTGTTTCACCAATCGGAAAGCTGCAGGTTTTACTTGAAGATGATTCTATTGCTGAATTTGAAATAAAGGAAATTCAGATGCTTTATTAA